In Zingiber officinale cultivar Zhangliang chromosome 1A, Zo_v1.1, whole genome shotgun sequence, the DNA window CTTCATGTAAGAGACTCGAGACTATGATTTCTCACCATATATCCATTCTGCATACTCCGTACTTCCATCTCAttgtaagtttttgaaaattcaagtcccctaggtccatcaatggatttctGTTAACAttcattgatggacttagagagctccgattaggCTCATTTCAACTCATGTTGATTTCTGCAATACCGAAAAGTCTAAATCTGACCTTTATTATCATCGTAAAGGATTACTAACATTGctcaaaagatttaaaaaatttcagACTTTGTACCAATTGGCAAATGGCTATAACTTCATGTAGGAGAATGAGGACTAGGATTTCTCACCATATATCCCTTCTATATAATCCACACTTTTATCTTAttgtaaaatttcaaaaatctgaGTCCCCTAGGTCAATCattaaattttgatcaaaatttattaatgGACCTAGAAAACTTTGATCGAATATATTTTAACTCTTATGAGTTTATTAGGTGAACTTgaatccaaataacccttcatTTATTCTTTTAAATCCTTCCTAGCAGAGCTCAAAATGATTTGAAacctataattaatttttttttttcaatttctttaGCATAAATACTAAATTCAAAATCTTACCATAAAACTTAAACCATAAACactaaattctaaaccctaatttttttttttttgaaaatttaacactagttgaatttttgaaaaaattaacacTAGTTCCTCACATATGGATGGATATGCaagatacatatatatatatatatatatatatatatatattaccatACACTCCCGTGCACAcctaaaattttatttagttttgaattttttgtTACTTTATACTATAATTTAACTCctaaattttaaagagaaaattttcTTGTCATAACcagaaatttatatatatatattaaaaaaaagctAAACGACAAAAAATTACCAATTTCGCTACCATGAGTGTCACCCAGTGCCCAAATTGGATGCCAGGATAATAGGACATTTATATATTCAAAGAGAACAAAAATGAACTATTCTTAAATAATGTTTACAAGTAACATTTATGAATAAAACTtatgaatcatattcattaataaatttttatcaaacttCAAATCAAAAATcatttagaaaaaataaataaacttataatatcaaactcactaaccaactaaataaatttaaaaatataagttttaacaatcaaacaaactcgaattaataattaataacatctaaatgaatcaaactTAAACTAAATTCATATTCATACCAAAAAAATAAAGTCAAATTTGAATAACTATTTGAATGatttgattcatttagatgtCTCTTGATTTGattatattattatatcaaataaatttgaacaataTAAATCTCAACTCAACTTGACTTATTTATAACTCTATCGAACACTACCaaaaaaatttacttaaaattcTATAGATCTTATAAATAAAGTAATTGACaataaaaatgatgaaaataataaacacTCGTATATGATTGTGATTTATCATTATATCACACACTCGTGTTTTAGCGCTGCATTACACTAGGCAAACTTTTGCTAAGTAGGAAGTTGCAGGTTATTATTGTACACTTATTTTGGAGTCAAATTTTACATATGACACTAATGCATAATTTGATTgaaaacaaataaatgtttaatttcacgagaaaaaaattaataagaagagtattttggaaaaaaaaaataatatgtctTTTTGGAAAATATAAAACTATGATACGTCCTTTGAAAAATTTCGAATGAATTTGGGTCcgaaaaaacaataacaaaaaaaatggtATCGTGAAATAAACTTAAGAGGCTCGATCAGCCAGGAACCAAAGCattcatttattttattaatatttaataaattagattcaaGATTTCATAATGGTcggaaaagaaaagttttgattagtaaaatatgaatttgttaaaagaagaagaaaacaaaaagaggCTAAATCCATGAGACTTATTTTGGTGAGTTTttcttacttatttttttatttaaataaaaatagtcAGACTTGACTGTATGGTTGATTATTCAACGCACGAAGTAGGTGAGCAAAAGTTGTATTTAGGATATTCAGAAAATCATTACACTTAATATTCCTGTCAAATCATCTACACCCATTGGCCATTGATGGTAGGTGAGTTTTTCTTCCTTATAtttttgtttaaataaaaaatagtcaaacttgactttgtGGTTGACTTTGATCTTCTTGAAGTAGGTGAGCAAAAAGTTGTATTTcggatatttaaaaaattatggataaaaatcatttttttttaagaataagtatttttttaaaaaaataaaaggacgtTTGTCCCACCAACCTCCCGAAAAACTAAATATTATTATTTCTCATGTCACATGTGAATTTGACATGttcaataataatataatattataatagcTATCATTTTTATAATTGTTGcaataccaatttaattttttcaataatATTCTTACGTTATACTGGCTAACATTATATATctactataatataaatttatcttATTTAATAATATTCATATCTAGCCGCTACTAATAGTAACTGTTACGTTATACTATTTGATGCCACGATAAAAAATAAATTCATCTATCATGGATCAATTGATAGTATCAGTCAAAGTTAAAACGGTCAACATCAGAACTTACGGAAAGAGTCTCGATCAAAGGTAGTTGTCTGATTACCTCAGTCGACAAAGGAGTGGCCGAGCGGATCATCCGACCGATCAGACGGATGAACATCATGGGTCGATCGGACGAATAGATAAACCCGTAACTGATTGTTTCAGTCGGTAGGAAAACTAGTTGCTCGGACCGCTTGTCCGGCGTAAAGAATGACATTACATCTGGAGGGgacgagaaaacaaaagagaacactttgtctatcattaaatatgaagaagtcaagacaaagaagaacacttcatctatcattaatgcatagaagtcaagacaaagaagtcTTTCTTTgacaattaataaaattaaataagggTAACTGAACGATCAcaaaaaagatataaaagaatacaCCAGATATAAGGAAAAGTAAGATTTATCTATTTCTTAATTACTCATTCTTTTTTTCTAATTCTAACTTGAATATCGGAGGATAATACCAAGAACTCTttccttaatttaattttattttataggatTAAGGTCTTCATCCCATCAGTAATCATCCAATCCTTTACTTCCCAACTTCTCTCATTCAGTTAGATCACTATGCATTCATgtccttttgatttttgacatttaatttcaaattattaattattccGGTTAAATCATCAACCATTTTTATTATTTGAACACTAATTAACTTTCTATGTAAGGGCGGAGTCACATGTTAGATTGCCTGAGCTTTAGCTTGGTACTCGACAGCGTTAGAAGGAGTTGCAATTTGAATTTGCtatttaatgatcattatttgaGTTTTTGAGAAAAATGAGCCTTGTTAATTATTAAAGAGAAGTGATCAAACTTAACCCAACTAATACGTAATGGAGTGCCATCTTTGCCTCGGACTAAGGATTAAGCAGGGGTTTTTTTTTCGGCTATTTAGTTTTCGAAATTATTTCGTATTTAAAACTCTTTGGGTCGTCGGCGCAGATCGAATTGTCTTTCATACGAATAAAAAATATCCACAATTTTTGTGGAGATTAATTGGCCAAATAACTGGATtataaaaaaattgttttaatttgtTGTAGATTTTTTGACTCGTAAACATCACAGGATAAGTTTGCCTGTCGATTTTTCGTGGAAATTTTctggaaaaaaattaaatttcccgaTCAGTTGCTATTCACTACTCGTTCTTCATCTACCGCGCGCGCGAGGTCGACGGCGACGATGCCCGACCTCAACCGCCCAACTTTGTCGTCCTATTCGCCCCCCGCGATCCTTAAATACCCATACGAATCCCCTGTTAATTACACACCCAAAGCAACATCGTTCAAGTCCCGAGTGTCTAACTCGAGCTAGCTCGATCGTGTATCCATGGCGATTAATAATAACGGGAACGCCTTGGCCTTCAGCGACGCCCAGTGGTCGCTCGCCGGGAAACGAGCGGTGGTCACCGGCGGCACTAAGGGAATTGGGTAAAACTTCTAGAAACCACGCCAATTATATTTCCTCCTCCTTAATTAATTTCTGCATGCCGCGTGAGTGAAGCTACGCCATCGTCGAAGAGCTGTGCAAGTTCGGCGCGACCGTGCACACCTGCGCGCGCCAGGAAGCGGATCTCCTCGAGTGCCTGCGCCGGTGGGAGGCGAAGGGGTTCAAGGTGACTGGATCCACGTGCGACGTCTCGTCGCCGGAGGACAGGGAGAAGCTCATGGCGGAAGTGAGCTCCGTGTTCGGTGGCAAACTCGATATCCTCGTGAGTGCATCTACGCGAATATATCGAGTCGTTCGATTATGTGCGTGCGATCGTTACGTTGTTAACATGCTTCGTGCAGGTTAACAACGCCGGCACGGGGTTTGTTAAGCCCATGGCACTGATAACGCCCGAGGAGTACAAGTTCATGATGAGCACCAACGTCGACTCTACCTTCCACCTGTCTCAGCTCGCCTACCCCCTTCTCAAGGCGTCCGGCGGCGGCGCCGTCGTCAACAACTCCTCGCTCGCCGGCTCGCTCGGCATCGACAACCTCTCCATCTACGGCACCACCAAAGGTGATGATCACGATCGAcagttaataaataaataaataaattaattaattcaatgttTGCGCGATTAATTCAGCGGCGGTGAACCAGCTGACGAGGAACTTGGCCTGCGAATGGGCGAAGGACAACATCCGAACCAACTGCGTCTCACCTGGTTCGATCAGGACGCCACTCCTAGAGCCGGTAATTAATGTAATTGATCATCTCGGTGCGATCgactcgatcgatcgatcgaaatgCTTGACTCGAATTAAGTAATTGGTACACGCATGTCGTTGCAGCTACTGGCGATGCCGGAGTTCAAGGCGAAGGAAACGTATCGAATTCCGCTGGGCCGCGTGGGTGAGTCGGAAGAGGTGGCGCAGCTGGTGGCCTTTCTTTGCCTCCCTGCTTCCCGATACATCACCGGCCAAGTCATCTTCATCGACGGAGGCAAATCGATCAACGGTAACCTTTGAGTCTTAAGATATATGTGGAGACCTAGCTACAAAAGTGATTGTAACTCCTATCTAAATAAAGTCTTATATATAAAGATGAGCTTAAAGGAATTGGACTGGTTTCCTTTTTAAGTGGAATTCCACAATAAAAAATTAAGAGATTAAAAATAGAACATGACTGGTTCCCTTTCAACTAATTAAGAAATTAGTTGATCGGACAGAAAAccaaaggcgacatgggatgactcGAGGCCACGCCATTCTCGACACGCGTCGCCCGGACAATCCACCGACTGTGGCCGCATCGCCGTCTCATTTTATTATTTGAATTAAAAATTACATGTGATGAAACTGAACAAAGTCGTGCAAGGCGAAGGCGGCGATGCCACGTAGCCACCTCACGCACCTTACGATCGAGAATTTGGGTAAGTTCGGACCGGTCGATTAGACCGTCCGCGTCATCATTGACAAAAAACATGTTTCGCCTTTTGGCGGTAGTGGACCACGTGTTCGCATCTTACCACGCGTCCCGGAGAGGATGCGGGAGAGGCGGGATCGACGGTCGAGATTCACTCGAATCGGTGGGAAAAGAAAGAAGCCGGCCCCTGCAACCGCGATCCACGGGTTTCGTACACGACAGCTAGACCCGTCACCGCGGCATGGCTAGATGGGACCGATGGGGCCCTCTCGTTGGCTTCTCAAATGCAGGGTGCGAGTTTGGGTATATATGTGAACTCCATGCCTAGGACACAGACTCGCGTCCTCCCTCTTCTGTCTTCCACAAATTCGAAACCGAAAGGGATCGAAGAAAAGGGGATCGGTTGTTGCTCGACGGCTCCGTGCGAGTGAATACTTGATGGCTGAGATCTTCCATGGCGCTGTGAGCTGTGGCGCGGAGGCCTCGGCGATGGCTTCGTGCGAGTCTGGACCGCTGGCGGCGATTGGGCGGCGGATGGAGAGGCGCAAGTTCGCTTCTGGTACAGAAGCTCTTAACTTGGATGAGATAGAAACCAGTAGGAAGCGGCGCAGGGTGGATGAAACCGGCGACGCCGATGCAGAGCGCGAGGAGAATTCCGAGTCGATGACCGGCGGAAATATCGAGACTCCTCCAGTAGCGTCGCCGGAGGAATCGGAAAAGTCAGATAGGTGTCCTAGGTATGGGATATCGGAGTTCTGCGGGAGGAGGCGAGAGATGGAAGATGCGGTCTCTGTTCGTCCTGATTTCCTCCGGCGAGACGATCTGACCCTGGGAAAGCACCACTTTTTCGGAGTCTTTGATGGCCATGGTTGCTCTCATGTGAGACACTGCACATGCTTTCTCCCAGGTCCTCTCCTCCAAAATTCTTTCCTCACAGCTGACGACCTTCTTTTCCTCCGCGTTTCGCAGGTGGCCACGCTATGCAGGGATCGGATGCATGAATTTGTGGCGGAGGATGTCATGGCGCTGGGGCTGAATAATGCCCTACCGCATACGGTATGGAAGGGGACAATTGAGAGGAGCTTCGCTCGGATGGATGCGGAGACAGCTAACGGGGACGGCGTACGCCCGAGCCCTGGCTGCCGGTGCGAGCTTCAGCCGCCTAAGTCGGACCATGTGGGATCCACTGCCGTGGTCGCCATTGTTAGCCGCACTCACATCGTCGTCGCCAACTGCGGCGACTCGCGCGCCGTTCTCTGTCGCAACGGCGTTCCCATTCCGCTCTCCTTCGATCACAAGgtatatatataaaacaaaaaTTGGTTCTTTTATACATAATCTGGCACAGAATTGTGATACGAACTGATGAGTATTTGGTACAAATTCGGCAGCCTGACCGAGAAGACGAACTCCTGCGGATTGAAGCGGCCGGGGGTCGGGTTATCTATTGGGATGGCGCCAGGGTGTTCGGTGTGCTTGCCATGTCTCGAGCTATAGGTAAGCTCAGCGTCTCACCCTTTTAGTCCTCCTGAATTGGATGGATTTTATGTTTGATAAGCGTAAGCTAATCGATCGTGATGGAGCAGGAGACAACTGCTTGAAGCCGTTCGTGATCCCAGACCCGGAGGTGACGGTGACGGAGCGTGATGACGGCGATGAGTGCCTGATACTGGCGAGCGATGGGCTGTGGGACGTGTTGAGCAACGAGACTGCCTGCAACATCGCGAGGATGTGCCTTAATGGCGGCGGCGGCGTCCGTGGCGAAGCCGCAGAGACGGACACCGCGAGCCGAAGTGAGGACGACGGCGAAGAACTGGACGATCGCTGCGGCGTCGACGCGGCGTGCTCGGATGCGGCGTTGCTGCTGACGAAGCTGGCCTTGGCGAGGCAGAGCGCCGACAATATCAGCGTAGTCGTCGTCGATCTTAGAAACAAGCGGAAGAGGGAGACGACGGCGAACTCCCAATAGCTACTACCATGATTCTACTGCCGTGCCGCAAATTCGCAACCTGAAGCTTTTTTTTTGTTAGGGTTCAATCAGGGGATGAAATTGGGCAGAAGGAAATAGGAAAGTTACGTAAAAAAATTCGTCATCCTATCCTATTATTCAGTTAATGCAATAAAAATACccgaaattttgaaaataagaaattggaaggaaaaaaaaaaacaactactTCAATTGGGCGACCGTCATGGAAACTTCCCTACTCCGAAGGccattttacttggtttacagATAAAGAATATCCAGTAAAAgtccatgttttttttttcttttcaaaccgAGGGCATAGACAACGGGTGCAAACGAATCGAATATATAGAAAAATATATGGCTCGAATTCGGTTCGAAATAGGTATATTTGAGTTTGAGCTTGATTTGAAGttcgaaaaatttaaaatgtctagttcgagttcggttcgaattagggatcgagttcggctcgaaatattcgaacatgttcgcgaatTATTCAAATTATTGTTCGAAAATAGGTTCGAAAGacttgaaatttatttatttaatatatatttaatttatattaataaatattaagactCGCGAGCGGCTCGCGAACGAGTTGAATAATATAATTTAgactcgagttcggctcgaaaaaaagttcgaagatgttcgagttcggctcgaattcgataaatttgaatgcgaatcgaatatttttcgagctgGCTCGAAAAACTCGTGAATCAGCTCGATTCGTTTACAGCCTTAGCATAGGCGCATAACCGAGTTGACATATGACAGATTTACAGAATTACGTAAATGTCAAATATTGATAAAGATCAAGGAGCTAGTTTTGATTTCTGATGTATTCCCTCATAATAATGTGGGCAGTTATAAAGAGTCGTCAGAATGAAGGATCACAATCAAAGCCAACTATTTTTTTCCCCCTAGACTATGGTGTAGTGGTGTAGTGAAAGAGTATTAAATTGTCATTTAGTTATAGTATATCTGTAAGGATTATTTTTCAAATGGAGCACTCAATCATAATATACTGGGCTTCATCTACCGTGAATACTTCCTGATTTATCCTAACAACTggtagaaaatttttatagatCAGGATC includes these proteins:
- the LOC122018151 gene encoding tropinone reductase homolog At5g06060-like, which gives rise to MAINNNGNALAFSDAQWSLAGKRAVVTGGTKGIGYAIVEELCKFGATVHTCARQEADLLECLRRWEAKGFKVTGSTCDVSSPEDREKLMAEVSSVFGGKLDILVNNAGTGFVKPMALITPEEYKFMMSTNVDSTFHLSQLAYPLLKASGGGAVVNNSSLAGSLGIDNLSIYGTTKAAVNQLTRNLACEWAKDNIRTNCVSPGSIRTPLLEPLLAMPEFKAKETYRIPLGRVGESEEVAQLVAFLCLPASRYITGQVIFIDGGKSINGNL
- the LOC122018135 gene encoding probable protein phosphatase 2C 24 encodes the protein MAEIFHGAVSCGAEASAMASCESGPLAAIGRRMERRKFASGTEALNLDEIETSRKRRRVDETGDADAEREENSESMTGGNIETPPVASPEESEKSDRCPRYGISEFCGRRREMEDAVSVRPDFLRRDDLTLGKHHFFGVFDGHGCSHVATLCRDRMHEFVAEDVMALGLNNALPHTVWKGTIERSFARMDAETANGDGVRPSPGCRCELQPPKSDHVGSTAVVAIVSRTHIVVANCGDSRAVLCRNGVPIPLSFDHKPDREDELLRIEAAGGRVIYWDGARVFGVLAMSRAIGDNCLKPFVIPDPEVTVTERDDGDECLILASDGLWDVLSNETACNIARMCLNGGGGVRGEAAETDTASRSEDDGEELDDRCGVDAACSDAALLLTKLALARQSADNISVVVVDLRNKRKRETTANSQ